TGAAAGTAAGGCGGAAGTTCTTGCTAACAAATTGAACAGCCGGTATATCAATACCAAAATTTCAGATGATATCATCGGGACAGAATATGCCGCGATGCTGAAGAATATTTTTGCGATTGCTGCGGGAATAGCCCATGGTCTTGGCTATGGAGATAATTTCCAGGCGGTATTGATGTCGAATGCGATCAGGGAAATGAAGCGTTTTATCAAAAAGATCCACAAGATGAAGCGCAATATCAATAATTCAGCTTACTTAGGGGATTTACTGGTGACGGGATATTCTACATTCAGCCGAAACAGAATGTTCGGAAATATGATCGGAAAAGGATACACAGTAAAATCAGCTATGTTTGAAATGAGTATGGTGGCCGAGGGATACTATGCCACTAAAAGTGCGTATAAACTAAATCAGAAAAACAAAGCGGATACACCGATAATCGACGCAGTTTATAGAATCTTATATGAAAATATGGACGCAAAAAAGGAATTTACCAAACTCACGGACATTCTGAATTAATTTGCAT
This DNA window, taken from Lutimonas zeaxanthinifaciens, encodes the following:
- a CDS encoding NAD(P)H-dependent glycerol-3-phosphate dehydrogenase — encoded protein: MQSKEKVAVIGGGSWATAIVKMLCENLDEVGWYMRSYYIIEHIKRNKHNPNYLSSAYFDTEKLHFSEDINEIIGYADYLIFAVPSAFLQSELDKIKVPLDDKIIFSAIKGIVPESGLIVGEHFHNVLGVPFENIGVITGPCHAEEVAMERLSYLTIACQDESKAEVLANKLNSRYINTKISDDIIGTEYAAMLKNIFAIAAGIAHGLGYGDNFQAVLMSNAIREMKRFIKKIHKMKRNINNSAYLGDLLVTGYSTFSRNRMFGNMIGKGYTVKSAMFEMSMVAEGYYATKSAYKLNQKNKADTPIIDAVYRILYENMDAKKEFTKLTDILN